One part of the Rhizobium indicum genome encodes these proteins:
- a CDS encoding FAD-dependent oxidoreductase — MTQSKFDAIVVGAGMSGNAAAYSMARRGLKVLQLERGEHSGSKNVQGAILYADMLEAIIPNFRDDAPLERHLVEQRFWLMDDSSHTGVHYRSGDFNELKPNRYTIIRAQFDKWFSHKVREAGGTVLCETTATRLAWDLSGKVIGVHTDREGGVILADVVVLAEGVNGLLGTRAGLRDMPKSENVALAVKEMHFMPEDVIAERFGLSGSEGCVIEAGGTISRGMAGLGFLYTNKESISVGIGCLVSGLAEGMENPYRLLDAFKQHPSIRPLLAGSEIKEYAAHLIPEGGFKAIPQLFGNGWVVVGDAAQLNNAVHREGSNLAMTSGLMAGEAIFQVKSRGGLMTKRNLSLYKGILDKSFVMKDLIKHKDLPSLLHTDSHNFFMTYPTLISQAAQNFVRVDGAPKINREKATAASFIKARSRWGLISDAVRSAASWR, encoded by the coding sequence ATGACCCAGAGTAAGTTCGACGCGATAGTCGTTGGTGCCGGTATGTCCGGCAACGCCGCAGCGTATTCGATGGCAAGGCGCGGTCTAAAAGTGCTGCAGCTGGAGCGCGGAGAACATTCGGGCTCTAAGAATGTTCAAGGGGCTATATTGTACGCCGACATGTTGGAGGCGATTATCCCAAACTTCCGCGATGACGCTCCTCTTGAACGGCATCTGGTCGAGCAACGATTCTGGCTCATGGATGACTCGTCGCACACGGGCGTGCACTATCGCTCTGGTGACTTCAATGAACTGAAGCCAAACCGGTATACGATCATCCGCGCCCAATTTGACAAATGGTTCTCACACAAGGTGCGCGAAGCGGGCGGCACAGTCCTTTGTGAAACGACAGCGACCAGACTCGCTTGGGACCTGAGCGGTAAAGTAATAGGCGTTCACACGGACCGAGAGGGCGGGGTGATCCTCGCGGACGTAGTCGTCCTTGCTGAGGGCGTGAACGGACTGCTTGGAACACGAGCCGGCTTACGCGATATGCCGAAGTCGGAAAATGTGGCCCTCGCTGTCAAGGAAATGCATTTCATGCCGGAAGACGTCATCGCAGAGCGCTTTGGCCTCAGCGGTAGCGAAGGCTGTGTGATCGAAGCCGGCGGCACGATCTCACGCGGAATGGCCGGACTGGGCTTCCTTTATACCAACAAGGAGTCGATCTCGGTGGGGATCGGCTGCCTCGTCTCCGGTTTAGCGGAAGGCATGGAAAATCCGTACCGCCTTCTTGACGCCTTCAAGCAACATCCCTCGATCCGACCATTACTGGCCGGATCAGAGATCAAAGAATACGCCGCGCATCTTATTCCTGAGGGTGGCTTCAAGGCAATTCCACAGCTCTTTGGCAACGGTTGGGTCGTCGTGGGCGACGCGGCGCAACTAAACAATGCCGTGCATAGGGAGGGATCGAACCTTGCGATGACATCCGGCCTCATGGCGGGTGAAGCAATCTTCCAGGTAAAGAGCCGTGGCGGTCTGATGACGAAACGCAATCTCTCTCTCTATAAGGGCATACTGGACAAGTCGTTCGTCATGAAAGACCTGATCAAACACAAAGATCTTCCAAGCCTCCTCCACACCGACAGCCACAATTTTTTCATGACGTATCCAACGCTTATATCTCAGGCAGCGCAAAATTTTGTGCGCGTCGACGGCGCACCTAAAATCAACAGGGAGAAGGCTACAGCTGCCTCCTTTATCAAGGCACGATCCCGTTGGGGGTTGATCAGCGACGCGGTCCGCTCCGCCGCATCATGGCGCTAA
- a CDS encoding ferredoxin family protein has translation MKTTIIERIEDKLYQNRYLVDTGRPHITVRPHLSPSPSLLALTKICPAKCYELNEIGQVAIVSDGCLECGTCRVLCEASGDIKWNYPRGGFGVLFKFG, from the coding sequence ATGAAGACGACCATCATTGAGCGCATTGAGGATAAGCTGTACCAAAACCGATATCTCGTCGATACTGGACGACCACACATTACGGTGCGACCGCATCTGTCGCCAAGCCCGAGCCTCCTCGCCTTGACGAAAATCTGTCCGGCCAAATGCTACGAGCTGAACGAAATTGGTCAGGTAGCGATTGTTTCGGATGGCTGCTTGGAATGCGGCACATGCAGAGTGTTATGCGAAGCTAGTGGCGACATAAAGTGGAATTATCCCCGGGGCGGGTTCGGGGTCCTCTTCAAATTCGGATGA